A stretch of the Desmospora activa DSM 45169 genome encodes the following:
- a CDS encoding replication-relaxation family protein, translating to MSVINWINHPTMPVKDKLIMVLYELRTANRYQLAKLCAKSVRNIEKIIEQINQEAAQKRGVQVGKQVKRGHGLGIRSRRGNNKIPRMYSLGPVAWERAMEYREEKLEYVEHTGTQDEHFAGLNDILVRLIEAKRKEQVEKQIEGLEWRNTNEAAQDLIYIWEMGRWEEWKRDERKKREEMKKIIHPDAKVCWNGQVFWLEFDNISEWGEKLRGKYRNYIETFNPIPRETGLHSPVVWVTHERSRLEYLEQQWKQVKVHPRFKDYQQKPEMYFFLSGEETTFLMEYNSLVSA from the coding sequence ATGAGTGTCATCAATTGGATCAATCACCCGACTATGCCGGTAAAGGACAAACTAATCATGGTCCTGTATGAGTTACGGACGGCTAATCGCTACCAATTGGCAAAGCTCTGTGCAAAGTCGGTTCGGAACATCGAGAAGATCATTGAACAGATCAATCAAGAAGCGGCGCAAAAAAGGGGAGTACAAGTGGGGAAACAAGTGAAGAGAGGGCATGGTCTTGGGATTCGATCCCGCCGGGGGAATAATAAGATCCCCCGGATGTACTCTCTTGGTCCGGTGGCTTGGGAAAGGGCGATGGAGTACCGAGAAGAAAAATTGGAATACGTAGAGCATACCGGCACCCAAGATGAACATTTTGCCGGTTTAAATGACATCCTGGTACGTCTGATCGAAGCCAAACGAAAAGAACAAGTAGAAAAGCAGATCGAAGGGTTAGAATGGCGAAATACGAATGAGGCTGCCCAAGATTTAATCTATATTTGGGAGATGGGGCGCTGGGAGGAATGGAAGCGGGACGAGAGGAAAAAGAGGGAGGAAATGAAGAAGATTATCCACCCGGATGCCAAGGTTTGTTGGAACGGTCAGGTATTTTGGCTTGAGTTTGATAACATTAGCGAATGGGGGGAGAAACTTCGAGGTAAATACCGGAATTATATCGAAACCTTTAACCCAATCCCCCGAGAAACTGGACTCCATAGCCCCGTCGTTTGGGTGACACATGAGCGCTCTCGTTTGGAGTATTTAGAGCAACAGTGGAAACAGGTAAAAGTACATCCACGATTCAAGGATTATCAGCAAAAGCCTGAGATGTACTTCTTTTTATCCGGTGAAGAAACGACTTTTTTGATGGAATATAACAGCTTGGTTTCCGCTTAG